The proteins below come from a single Arthrobacter sp. B1I2 genomic window:
- a CDS encoding ammonium transporter: protein MELTAGHVWVMVAAALVLFMTPGLAFFYGGMTRAKAALNMMMMSFISIGMVGVVWVLWGASMSSGEGFLEIVGNPFATFGLEGITTPDGLIKVGYAATFAIITVALISGAIADRAKFGAWSVFVPVWVTLVYCPLAYMVWGGGLFGPEGAIGKALGPAIDFAGGTVVHINAGVAALILVLIIGNRRGFGKDPNHRPHNIPFVMLGAAILWFGWFGFNGGAATTAEQGGLIWINTLAAPAAAMLGWLVTERIRDGHPTSLGAASGVVAGLVAITPACANVSPVGALGLGVVAGVASALAVGLKFRWGFDDSLDVVGVHLVSGIIGTVALGFIALPTDGVGGGLFYGGGLTQLWAQLAAAGIAIAYSAVLTSIIALAIHKTMGFRVSQEQETVGVDLSLHAETAYEFGLSGHGGSFQPLHDMITGKGQGGSHEAAQAAPGTQKAQPATGKESVGA, encoded by the coding sequence ATGGAACTTACCGCAGGTCACGTTTGGGTCATGGTGGCGGCAGCCCTTGTGCTGTTCATGACACCCGGTCTGGCATTTTTCTACGGCGGCATGACCCGCGCCAAGGCAGCCCTGAACATGATGATGATGAGCTTCATCTCCATCGGCATGGTGGGCGTTGTCTGGGTACTGTGGGGCGCCTCCATGAGCTCCGGCGAAGGGTTCCTGGAGATCGTGGGCAACCCGTTCGCCACGTTCGGCCTTGAGGGCATCACCACCCCCGACGGCCTGATCAAGGTGGGCTACGCCGCCACCTTCGCCATCATCACCGTCGCACTGATCAGCGGCGCCATCGCCGACCGCGCCAAGTTCGGCGCCTGGTCCGTCTTCGTTCCCGTGTGGGTCACGCTGGTTTACTGCCCGCTGGCCTACATGGTGTGGGGAGGCGGTCTCTTCGGTCCCGAAGGCGCCATCGGCAAGGCCCTCGGCCCCGCCATCGACTTCGCCGGCGGCACGGTCGTCCACATCAACGCAGGTGTGGCAGCACTGATCCTCGTCCTGATCATTGGCAACCGCAGGGGCTTCGGCAAGGACCCGAACCACCGCCCGCACAACATCCCGTTCGTCATGCTCGGCGCGGCCATCCTCTGGTTCGGCTGGTTCGGCTTCAACGGTGGTGCAGCCACCACAGCCGAACAGGGCGGCCTGATCTGGATCAACACCCTCGCAGCCCCGGCAGCGGCGATGCTCGGCTGGCTGGTCACCGAACGCATCCGCGACGGACACCCCACCTCCCTGGGCGCAGCTTCCGGCGTTGTTGCCGGCCTCGTGGCCATCACCCCAGCGTGCGCCAACGTCAGCCCCGTCGGTGCGCTCGGCCTCGGCGTGGTAGCCGGCGTAGCTTCCGCCCTGGCAGTCGGCCTGAAGTTCCGCTGGGGCTTCGATGACTCGCTGGACGTCGTCGGCGTGCACCTGGTGTCCGGCATCATCGGCACCGTGGCACTGGGCTTCATCGCGCTGCCCACCGACGGTGTTGGCGGCGGCCTCTTCTACGGCGGCGGACTGACACAGCTCTGGGCACAGCTCGCAGCAGCCGGCATCGCCATCGCGTACTCGGCGGTCTTGACCTCAATCATTGCGCTGGCCATCCACAAGACCATGGGCTTCCGCGTCTCGCAGGAACAGGAAACGGTGGGTGTGGACCTCAGCCTGCACGCCGAGACTGCCTACGAGTTCGGCCTGAGCGGACACGGCGGAAGCTTCCAGCCGCTGCACGACATGATCACCGGCAAGGGCCAGGGCGGGTCCCACGAAGCAGCCCAGGCAGCACCCGGTACGCAGAAGGCACAGCCAGCAACAGGTAAGGAAAGTGTGGGGGCATGA
- the ffh gene encoding signal recognition particle protein → MFNSLSDRLTATFKNLRGKGRLTEADVDATVREIRRALLDADVAVPVVREFTGRVRERALGAEVSAALNPGQQIVKIVNEELVEILGGETRRIRLAKNGPTVIMLAGLQGAGKTTLAGKLSKWLKSQGHSPMLVACDLQRPNAVTQLQVVGQRANVPVFAPHPGATSAELDQPAGDPVAVARAGVEEARQKLHDVVIVDTAGRLGVDADMMEQARQIRRAIVPNEVLFVIDSMIGQDAVNTALAFDEGVNFTGIVLSKLDGDARGGAALSVASVTGKPVMFASTGEGVDDFELFHPDRMASRILDMGDVLTLIEQAEKSWDKDEAARMAKKFADQEEFTLDDFLAQMQQIRNMGSMKKMLMMMPGAQNIRQQLEQFDEREIDRVEAIVRSMTPHERLAPKIINGSRRARIARGSGVHVSEVNGLLERFAQAQKMMKKMAQGGMPGMPGMPGLPGAGGGARKNAKNAPKKKAKSGNPAKAAQERKEAEARRANAAKALPTGAAFGQQGGDFDPSQLNLPKGFDKFLGK, encoded by the coding sequence GTGTTCAATTCACTCTCTGACCGGTTGACAGCAACCTTCAAGAATCTCCGCGGTAAAGGCAGGCTCACCGAGGCAGACGTCGATGCCACCGTCCGGGAGATCCGCCGCGCCCTTCTGGACGCCGATGTTGCCGTTCCGGTTGTCCGGGAGTTCACCGGCCGGGTCCGTGAACGCGCTCTGGGTGCCGAGGTCTCGGCCGCGCTGAACCCCGGCCAGCAGATTGTCAAGATCGTCAACGAGGAACTCGTGGAGATCCTTGGCGGCGAAACCCGGCGGATCCGGCTGGCAAAGAACGGCCCCACGGTCATCATGCTCGCCGGCCTCCAGGGTGCAGGCAAGACCACCCTTGCCGGGAAGCTGTCCAAGTGGCTGAAGTCCCAGGGCCACAGCCCCATGCTGGTGGCCTGCGACCTGCAGCGGCCCAACGCCGTCACCCAGCTCCAGGTGGTGGGCCAGCGCGCCAACGTGCCCGTGTTCGCCCCGCATCCGGGGGCCACCTCCGCGGAGCTGGACCAACCAGCCGGTGACCCGGTCGCCGTCGCTCGCGCCGGAGTCGAGGAAGCACGCCAGAAGCTGCACGACGTCGTCATCGTTGACACGGCCGGCCGCCTCGGCGTGGACGCGGACATGATGGAACAGGCCCGCCAGATCCGCCGCGCCATCGTGCCCAACGAAGTCCTGTTCGTGATCGATTCCATGATCGGCCAGGACGCCGTGAACACGGCCCTCGCCTTCGACGAAGGCGTGAACTTCACCGGCATCGTGCTCTCCAAGCTCGACGGCGATGCCCGCGGCGGTGCCGCGCTTTCGGTCGCGTCGGTCACCGGAAAGCCGGTCATGTTCGCCTCGACGGGCGAGGGCGTGGACGACTTCGAGCTCTTCCACCCGGACCGCATGGCCTCCCGCATCCTGGACATGGGCGACGTGCTCACGCTCATCGAGCAGGCCGAGAAGTCCTGGGACAAGGACGAAGCCGCCCGGATGGCGAAGAAGTTTGCCGACCAGGAAGAATTCACCCTGGACGACTTCCTTGCCCAGATGCAGCAGATCCGCAACATGGGCTCCATGAAGAAGATGCTCATGATGATGCCGGGCGCCCAGAACATCCGCCAGCAGCTGGAGCAGTTCGACGAGCGCGAGATCGACCGCGTGGAAGCGATCGTCCGGTCCATGACGCCGCACGAGCGGCTTGCGCCGAAGATCATCAACGGCTCACGGCGGGCCCGCATCGCCCGTGGCTCCGGCGTCCACGTCTCCGAGGTCAACGGCCTGCTGGAGCGCTTCGCCCAGGCGCAGAAGATGATGAAGAAGATGGCCCAGGGCGGCATGCCGGGAATGCCCGGGATGCCGGGCCTGCCCGGTGCCGGCGGCGGTGCGCGGAAGAACGCCAAGAACGCGCCCAAGAAGAAGGCAAAGTCCGGCAACCCGGCCAAGGCTGCCCAGGAGCGCAAGGAGGCGGAGGCCCGCCGTGCCAACGCTGCCAAGGCGCTGCCTACCGGTGCCGCCTTCGGCCAGCAGGGCGGCGACTTCGATCCGTCCCAGCTGAACCTCCCGAAGGGCTTCGACAAGTTCCTCGGCAAGTAG
- a CDS encoding glucose-6-phosphate dehydrogenase, translating to MTSQTTVKTLLILGASGDLTGRLLLPGLARLVAAGRAEGLTLVGAGSDPWTPEQWRERVQSSFSAAAGAADESGKDALELLHKETVYHQVDVTAKGALAALLAELEGPVAVYFALPPRISQLACETLQADEVPDGTRLVMEKPFGSSEESARSLNRTLARLVPEDHIHRVDHFLGKATVLNILGLRFANNFLEPVWNRQHVEKVEIFFDEDLALEGRARYYDGAGALRDMIQSHLLQIMAIMAIEPPATIGERDLRDAVSTVLRASSVSAPFTDSTRRARYTAGSVAGKDVPDYAAEEGVDAGRGTETLAEIQVGIDNWRWRGVPFILRSGKALGDKRKEAVVTFLPVPHLPQGFTGVDSPNQLRIGFGPDTLEFDVDVNGPGNIFSLGRVTLEAELSASDLLPYGEVLEGVLAGDPLLSVRSDTAEDCWRIVEPVLKAWERGEVPLEEYDAGSAGPASWPTNGTK from the coding sequence ATGACGAGCCAAACAACTGTGAAGACCCTGCTCATCCTCGGTGCCTCCGGCGACCTCACCGGCCGGCTCCTCCTGCCAGGCCTGGCGCGGCTTGTTGCGGCGGGCCGCGCGGAGGGCCTCACCCTGGTGGGTGCCGGCTCGGATCCGTGGACACCGGAACAATGGCGGGAGCGGGTCCAGTCATCGTTCAGCGCCGCAGCCGGTGCAGCAGATGAGTCCGGGAAAGACGCCCTGGAGCTGCTGCACAAGGAGACGGTGTACCACCAGGTGGACGTTACGGCCAAGGGTGCCCTTGCAGCCCTCCTCGCGGAACTGGAAGGCCCGGTGGCCGTCTACTTTGCGCTGCCGCCGCGGATCAGCCAGCTGGCATGCGAGACGCTCCAGGCCGATGAGGTTCCGGATGGCACCCGGCTGGTGATGGAGAAGCCGTTCGGCTCCAGCGAGGAATCGGCACGCTCCCTCAACCGGACCCTGGCGCGCCTGGTCCCGGAGGACCACATCCACAGGGTGGACCACTTCCTGGGCAAGGCCACCGTCCTGAACATCCTGGGCCTGCGTTTCGCCAACAACTTCCTGGAGCCGGTGTGGAACCGGCAGCACGTGGAAAAGGTGGAGATCTTCTTCGACGAGGACCTCGCCCTGGAAGGCCGCGCCCGCTATTACGACGGCGCCGGCGCCCTCCGCGACATGATCCAAAGCCACCTCCTGCAGATCATGGCAATCATGGCCATCGAGCCACCCGCCACCATCGGCGAGCGCGACCTCCGCGACGCCGTGTCCACCGTCCTGAGGGCCAGCAGCGTCAGCGCCCCCTTCACGGACTCAACGCGCAGGGCCCGCTACACGGCGGGTTCGGTGGCAGGCAAGGACGTCCCCGACTACGCCGCGGAGGAAGGCGTGGATGCCGGACGGGGAACGGAAACACTCGCCGAGATCCAGGTGGGCATCGACAACTGGCGCTGGCGGGGCGTCCCCTTCATCCTGCGCTCGGGCAAGGCACTGGGCGACAAGCGCAAGGAAGCGGTGGTTACCTTCCTTCCGGTGCCCCACCTGCCGCAGGGCTTTACCGGGGTGGACTCCCCCAACCAGCTGCGCATCGGCTTCGGCCCGGACACGCTGGAGTTCGACGTCGACGTCAACGGTCCCGGAAACATCTTCAGCCTGGGCCGGGTCACCCTGGAAGCGGAACTGAGCGCCTCCGATCTCCTGCCCTACGGCGAAGTGCTGGAAGGCGTGCTGGCCGGCGATCCGTTGCTCTCCGTACGGAGCGATACAGCGGAGGATTGCTGGCGGATCGTGGAGCCGGTGCTGAAAGCCTGGGAGCGCGGGGAGGTCCCGCTGGAAGAGTACGACGCCGGTTCGGCCGGCCCGGCGTCCTGGCCCACCAACGGCACCAAGTAG
- the thiC gene encoding phosphomethylpyrimidine synthase ThiC, whose amino-acid sequence MSTQNTQLNPAHVPAAGESGTASAPQVTQSLSSHSLAFIEDAGSGIRVPVTEVALEPSPNGQPNAPFRTYRTAGPGSDPVRGLQPFRSAWIAARGNTEAYSGRERNLLDDGRSAVRRGAASAEWKGAQPVPRRAVEGRTVTQMHYARQGIITQEMRFVALRENCDVELVRSEVAAGRAIIPSNINHPESEPMIIGKAFLVKINANIGNSAVTSSIAEEVDKLQWATQWGADTVMDLSTGDDIHTTREWIIRNSPVPIGTVPIYQALEKVNGEANALTWEIFRDTVIEQCEQGVDYMTIHAGVLLRYVPLTANRVTGIVSRGGSIMAGWCLAHHQENFLYTHFDELCEIFAKYDVAFSLGDGLRPGSTADANDAAQFAELDTLAELTQRAWKYDVQVMVEGPGHVPFHLVRENVERQQELCKGAPFYTLGPLVTDVAPGYDHITSAIGATEIARYGTAMLCYVTPKEHLGLPNKDDVKTGVITYKIAAHAADLAKGHPGANERDDALSKARFEFRWRDQFALSLDPVTAEAFHDETLPAEPAKTAHFCSMCGPKFCSMRISQDIRDEFGSAEAQAALAGVASGMREKSEEFLAAGGKVYLPELRVPADS is encoded by the coding sequence TTGAGTACGCAAAACACCCAGTTGAACCCTGCCCACGTGCCGGCCGCCGGGGAGTCCGGCACTGCATCGGCACCGCAGGTGACCCAGTCCCTGTCGTCGCATTCGTTGGCGTTCATTGAAGACGCCGGGTCCGGAATCCGGGTACCGGTGACGGAGGTCGCCCTGGAGCCGTCCCCCAACGGCCAGCCGAACGCGCCCTTCCGGACCTACCGGACAGCGGGGCCCGGCAGCGACCCCGTCCGCGGCCTGCAGCCCTTCCGCTCGGCGTGGATCGCGGCACGTGGAAACACGGAGGCATACAGCGGCCGGGAGCGCAACCTCCTCGACGACGGCCGCTCGGCCGTGCGCCGCGGTGCTGCCTCGGCGGAGTGGAAGGGCGCGCAACCGGTGCCCCGCCGCGCCGTCGAAGGCAGGACCGTGACGCAGATGCACTATGCCCGGCAGGGAATCATCACGCAGGAGATGCGCTTCGTGGCGCTCCGCGAGAACTGCGACGTCGAACTGGTCCGCAGTGAAGTAGCTGCCGGCCGGGCCATCATCCCCAGCAACATCAACCACCCTGAGTCCGAGCCGATGATCATCGGCAAGGCATTCCTGGTGAAAATCAATGCGAACATCGGCAACTCGGCGGTCACCAGTTCTATCGCCGAGGAGGTGGACAAGCTGCAGTGGGCCACCCAGTGGGGCGCGGACACCGTGATGGATCTTTCCACCGGCGACGACATCCACACCACCAGGGAATGGATCATCCGAAACTCTCCGGTTCCTATCGGGACCGTCCCCATCTACCAGGCCCTCGAGAAGGTCAACGGGGAAGCCAACGCGCTGACCTGGGAGATTTTCCGGGACACCGTGATTGAACAGTGCGAGCAGGGCGTGGACTATATGACCATCCACGCCGGCGTGCTGCTGCGGTATGTCCCGCTCACAGCCAACCGGGTGACGGGGATTGTCTCGCGGGGCGGCTCGATCATGGCCGGCTGGTGCCTGGCCCACCACCAGGAGAACTTCCTTTACACGCACTTCGACGAGCTGTGCGAAATCTTCGCGAAGTACGACGTCGCCTTCTCCCTGGGTGACGGCTTGCGTCCAGGTTCAACGGCGGACGCCAACGACGCGGCCCAGTTCGCGGAACTGGACACGCTTGCCGAGCTTACCCAGCGTGCCTGGAAGTACGACGTGCAGGTGATGGTGGAAGGGCCCGGCCACGTTCCCTTCCACCTGGTCCGCGAAAACGTCGAGCGGCAGCAGGAACTCTGCAAGGGGGCGCCGTTCTACACCCTGGGACCACTCGTGACTGATGTTGCTCCCGGCTACGACCACATCACCTCAGCCATTGGTGCCACCGAAATTGCCCGTTACGGCACCGCCATGCTGTGCTATGTCACCCCGAAGGAACACCTGGGCCTGCCCAATAAGGATGACGTGAAGACCGGCGTGATCACCTACAAGATCGCGGCGCACGCGGCGGACCTTGCGAAGGGCCACCCGGGGGCGAACGAACGGGACGACGCATTGTCCAAGGCGCGGTTCGAATTCCGCTGGCGGGACCAGTTCGCGCTGTCGCTGGATCCGGTGACGGCGGAGGCGTTCCACGACGAGACGCTGCCGGCCGAGCCCGCGAAGACGGCACACTTCTGTTCGATGTGCGGGCCCAAGTTTTGCTCCATGCGGATCAGCCAGGACATCCGCGACGAATTCGGCTCCGCGGAAGCGCAGGCAGCGCTTGCCGGGGTGGCATCGGGGATGCGGGAGAAAAGCGAGGAATTCCTGGCGGCAGGCGGTAAGGTCTACCTGCCCGAACTGCGGGTTCCCGCTGACAGTTAG
- a CDS encoding P-II family nitrogen regulator, whose product MKLITAIVRPEKLEAIREGLEAYGVQGLTVSAASGYGRQRGYTEVYRGAEYNVDLLPKIRVEVLATDEQADDILDVIIASSNTGRAGDGKVWTIDVHEAVRVRTGERGVAAI is encoded by the coding sequence ATGAAACTGATTACTGCAATCGTCAGGCCGGAAAAGCTCGAAGCCATCAGGGAAGGACTGGAAGCTTACGGCGTCCAGGGCCTCACCGTCAGCGCAGCCAGCGGATACGGCCGGCAGCGCGGCTACACCGAGGTCTACCGCGGAGCGGAGTACAACGTGGACCTCCTGCCCAAGATCCGGGTGGAAGTCCTGGCCACGGACGAGCAGGCCGACGACATCCTGGACGTGATCATTGCCAGTTCCAATACCGGCAGGGCCGGGGACGGCAAGGTCTGGACCATTGACGTCCACGAAGCAGTACGGGTGCGAACCGGGGAACGCGGAGTGGCTGCCATCTAG
- a CDS encoding amidohydrolase family protein, with amino-acid sequence MAGIIHFRGPVLAAPDQVRHGLWSVDGRLTFRRPAAPPDRVLDGWVLPGFADAHCHIGLGPAGPVEPAVAREQALADLNAGTLLVRDAGSPADTRWMQGGRDFPVLIRAGRHVARTRRYLRGFAEEVEPEGLVEAVRKQARDGDGWVKLVGDWIDRSVGDLAPSFPAAVVRDAVQAAHDEGARVTAHCFAEDTLDQVLDAGIDCVEHATGLLPRHLPRFVEQGVPIVPTLINIATFPDIAAQADSRFPRYAAHMHALFERRLERVAEAHAAGVRIFAGTDAGSVIRHGRIADEILALHSAGLPMEAALDAACWAVRRWLGADGLEEGARADVVVCREDPRAVPETITDLEHVVLGGRMVR; translated from the coding sequence ATGGCAGGCATCATTCACTTTCGCGGTCCCGTTTTGGCCGCACCGGACCAAGTACGGCACGGGCTCTGGTCAGTGGACGGCAGGCTCACGTTCCGCCGGCCCGCCGCCCCTCCGGACCGGGTGCTCGATGGATGGGTCCTGCCCGGCTTCGCGGATGCCCACTGCCACATCGGGCTGGGGCCCGCCGGGCCAGTCGAACCCGCCGTTGCGCGGGAACAGGCACTGGCTGACCTGAACGCCGGGACACTGCTGGTCCGGGACGCCGGCTCACCCGCCGATACCCGCTGGATGCAGGGCGGCCGGGACTTCCCGGTGCTGATCCGTGCCGGACGGCATGTCGCCCGGACGCGCCGGTACCTGCGCGGCTTTGCCGAGGAGGTTGAGCCGGAGGGCCTCGTTGAGGCTGTGCGAAAGCAGGCGCGCGACGGCGACGGCTGGGTCAAGCTGGTGGGGGACTGGATTGACCGGAGCGTTGGTGACCTGGCGCCTTCCTTTCCCGCCGCCGTCGTGCGTGACGCCGTCCAGGCTGCTCATGATGAAGGTGCCCGGGTCACGGCGCATTGCTTTGCCGAGGACACCCTGGACCAGGTGCTGGACGCCGGGATCGACTGTGTCGAGCACGCCACGGGGCTCCTGCCCCGCCACCTGCCCCGCTTTGTGGAACAGGGCGTACCGATCGTGCCCACGCTCATCAACATCGCCACGTTCCCCGATATTGCCGCGCAGGCAGATTCCAGGTTTCCGCGCTACGCGGCCCACATGCATGCCCTTTTTGAGCGCAGGCTGGAACGGGTCGCGGAGGCCCATGCCGCCGGCGTGCGTATCTTTGCCGGCACCGATGCAGGCAGCGTGATCCGGCATGGCAGGATCGCCGATGAGATCCTCGCGCTGCACAGCGCAGGCCTGCCCATGGAGGCGGCCCTTGATGCCGCCTGCTGGGCGGTCCGCAGGTGGCTGGGTGCGGACGGCCTGGAGGAAGGCGCGCGGGCCGACGTCGTGGTCTGCCGGGAAGATCCGCGGGCAGTGCCGGAAACGATCACGGACCTGGAACATGTGGTGCTGGGCGGTCGCATGGTCCGCTGA
- a CDS encoding alpha/beta fold hydrolase produces MFKQRVVFVHGAGTFGAAAWPRQHGMALSYDALFLRRHGFDADAEPLESSFAEDTAIILRSLADDGRGAAGGHVVAHAQGAIAAMMAAVERPDLVFSLTLVEPACLSLTAELPATAAHISLMQPLFDVRHQLSDEDFQREFVRRVYATDLQQAATTEEKRSARRLRLQAPSWEAPLHIVPGVPTLVLTGGWEPLYEEIAGYLRETGALHRVAAGGHRPHDSPDGDRAIRQFISRVSQSQPARAS; encoded by the coding sequence ATGTTCAAGCAAAGGGTAGTGTTCGTGCACGGCGCCGGAACCTTCGGTGCCGCCGCATGGCCGCGCCAGCACGGCATGGCACTGTCCTACGACGCCCTGTTCCTCCGCCGCCACGGCTTTGATGCCGACGCGGAGCCGCTGGAGTCTTCTTTCGCGGAGGACACCGCAATCATCCTGCGGTCCCTCGCCGACGACGGCCGCGGCGCGGCCGGCGGGCACGTGGTGGCACACGCCCAGGGGGCAATCGCTGCCATGATGGCCGCCGTCGAACGCCCGGACCTGGTCTTTTCGTTGACGCTGGTTGAGCCGGCCTGCCTCTCCCTGACCGCGGAACTTCCGGCCACGGCGGCGCACATCAGCCTGATGCAGCCACTTTTCGACGTCCGGCACCAGCTCAGCGACGAAGACTTCCAGCGCGAATTCGTCCGGCGGGTCTACGCCACGGACCTCCAGCAGGCCGCCACCACGGAGGAGAAACGGTCCGCCCGGCGCCTGCGGCTGCAGGCACCGTCGTGGGAGGCGCCGCTGCACATTGTTCCCGGTGTTCCCACGCTGGTCCTGACCGGCGGGTGGGAACCGCTGTACGAGGAAATTGCCGGCTACCTCCGGGAAACCGGCGCCCTGCACCGCGTTGCCGCGGGAGGGCACCGGCCCCACGACTCCCCGGACGGGGACCGGGCCATCCGGCAGTTCATCAGCCGGGTCAGCCAAAGCCAGCCCGCCCGGGCATCCTAA